In Tolypothrix sp. NIES-4075, the following proteins share a genomic window:
- a CDS encoding dihydrolipoyl dehydrogenase family protein — METADVIVIGSGQGGIPLAADFASSGRKVVLFERDALGGSCINYGCTPSKAFLAAAHAAGRARQAKKLGIHTKVEVDFPAVMERVRLIRNSFNQGIHKRLDDAGVKIVCAEASFVGERTVRGGDVTVQAPMVIVNTGTSSLIPDIPGLAGTPYLTNRNFFDLKALPPRLLVIGAGYIGLELGQGLARLGSQTHLIVRGDRVLDREEADVSKVLAEALKQDGIELHFGVNVNQVAHENDVFRLTLSSGEQLQGEALLVVIGRKPNTGALNAAKSGIELDDRGFIKINDQFHTTCSGVYAIGDAAKQPAFTHVSWEDYRRLKAILCGENRTIRDRVLGYAIYTEPQVGRVGMTLEQAQKHGINARAVTLPMSQIARAIEWGHDLGFYRMVIDSDTDKILGATLVGYETAELVHVFLDLMEAGATWQLLERSVHIHPTYGEALPSLARLLLGDNMPGCPNR, encoded by the coding sequence ATGGAAACAGCAGACGTCATTGTGATTGGGAGCGGTCAAGGAGGCATTCCACTGGCAGCTGATTTTGCCTCATCGGGTCGCAAAGTGGTCTTGTTTGAGCGGGATGCTTTGGGCGGCAGTTGCATCAATTATGGTTGCACTCCTTCCAAAGCATTCTTGGCAGCGGCTCATGCAGCGGGGCGTGCTCGTCAGGCAAAGAAATTAGGCATCCACACAAAAGTTGAGGTTGATTTTCCCGCCGTCATGGAGCGAGTACGCTTAATCCGTAACAGCTTTAACCAGGGTATTCACAAGCGATTGGATGATGCAGGTGTCAAAATCGTTTGTGCTGAAGCTTCCTTTGTTGGTGAACGTACCGTTAGAGGGGGTGATGTCACCGTTCAGGCTCCAATGGTTATCGTCAACACTGGCACGTCATCGCTGATTCCTGATATTCCGGGTCTTGCAGGGACTCCCTACTTGACCAACCGCAACTTCTTTGACTTAAAAGCATTACCACCCAGGTTACTGGTAATTGGGGCTGGCTATATTGGATTGGAACTGGGTCAAGGACTGGCGCGTTTGGGCAGTCAGACCCACTTAATTGTGCGGGGCGATCGCGTCCTTGATCGAGAAGAGGCTGATGTCAGCAAGGTCTTAGCAGAAGCATTAAAGCAGGATGGAATTGAGCTTCACTTTGGGGTGAATGTAAATCAGGTCGCACACGAGAATGATGTGTTTAGGCTGACATTGAGCAGTGGTGAGCAACTCCAGGGAGAGGCGTTACTGGTTGTGATTGGACGGAAACCAAATACAGGTGCATTAAATGCAGCGAAGAGTGGAATTGAGCTAGACGATCGGGGGTTTATTAAAATTAACGACCAATTCCACACGACCTGTTCTGGAGTCTATGCGATTGGAGATGCTGCCAAACAGCCTGCCTTTACGCATGTGTCGTGGGAAGACTATCGCCGCTTGAAGGCAATTTTGTGTGGAGAAAACCGGACGATACGCGATCGCGTCCTTGGCTATGCTATCTACACAGAACCTCAAGTTGGGCGAGTGGGGATGACGTTAGAACAGGCTCAGAAGCACGGCATCAACGCGCGTGCTGTTACGTTACCCATGAGCCAAATTGCTCGTGCGATCGAGTGGGGACATGACTTGGGGTTTTACCGCATGGTGATCGACAGCGACACCGACAAAATCTTAGGAGCCACCCTGGTGGGGTACGAAACGGCTGAACTAGTGCATGTTTTTCTGGATCTGATGGAAGCGGGAGCAACCTGGCAGTTGTTAGAGCGATCGGTTCATATTCATCCCACCTATGGTGAAGCACTACCTAGCCTAGCACGGTTGCTGCTTGGAGATAATATGCCAGGTTGTCCGAACAGGTGA